The following coding sequences are from one Carettochelys insculpta isolate YL-2023 chromosome 5, ASM3395843v1, whole genome shotgun sequence window:
- the ACAA2 gene encoding 3-ketoacyl-CoA thiolase, mitochondrial, producing the protein MALLRGVFIVAAKRTPFGAFGGLLKDFTAIDLTECAARAALSAGKVSPEIIDSVIVGNVTQSSSDAIYIARHVGLRVGVPIPVPALTVNRLCGSGFQSIVSGCQEICLNDSEVVLCGGSENMSQAPYVVRNIRFGTRLGTDIKMEDCLWASLTDQHINTPMAVTAENLAVKYNITREDCDRYAMKTQQRWKAAHDAGYFTAEMAPVEVKTKKGKQAMEQDEHPRPQTTLEQLAKLPPVFKKDGTVTAGNASGVCDGAGALIIASEAALTKHSLTPLARVVSYHVSGCDPNIMGIGPVPAITEALKKAGLSLKDMDLVEVNEAFAPQYLAVEKVLGLDPEKTNVNGGAIALGHPLGASGSRITAHLIHELRRRRGKYAVGSACIGGGQGIALVIENTV; encoded by the exons GTGTATTCATTGTTGCAGCCAAGCGAACGCCGTTTGGGGCTTTTGGAGGGCTTCTCAAGGACTTCACAGCCATCGACTTGACTGAGTGTGCTGCACGTGCTGCATTGTCTGCTGGCAAAGTCTCCCCTGAGATCATTGATAGTGTGATTGTGGGTAATGTCACTCAG AGCTCTTCAGATGCGATTTATATTGCAAGGCATGTTGGTTTGCGTGTGggagttcccatcccagttccaGCCCTTACTGTCAACAGACTCTGTGGCTCTGGTTTCCAGTCCATCGTCAGTGGGTGTCAG GAAATTTGTCTTAACGACTCAGAAGTGGTTCTTTGTGGTGGATCGGAAAACATGAGCCAGGCTCCGTACGTCGTCCGAAACATTAGATTTGGAACCAGATTGGGAACAGATATCAAG ATGGAAGACTGTTTGTGGGCAAGCCTAACAGACCAACACATTAATACCCCAATGGCAGTTACAGCTGAAAATTTGGCTGTGAAATATAACATCACAAGAGAGGACTGTGATCGATACGCAATGAAAACACAGCAGAGATGGAAAGCTG CTCACGATGCCGGTTACTTTACTGCTGAGATGGCGCCAGTTGAAGtgaaaacaaagaaagggaagcaggcTATGGAACAGGATGAACACCCTAGACCCCAAACCACCCTAGAACAGCTGGCAAAGCTCCCTCCTGTCTTCAAGAAAGATGGCACTGtcactgctggaaatgcttcg GGAGTATGTGATGGAGCAGGGGCACTTATCATTGCCAGTGAAGCAGCACTTACAAAGCACAGCCTCACTCCTCTGGCAAGAGTAGTATCCTATCATGTGTCTGGGTGTGACCCCAACATCATGGGCATTG GGCCTGTGCCTGCCATTACCGAGGCCTTGAAGAAAGCAGGACTGTCCCTGAAAGACATGGATTTGGTAGAG GTCAATGAAGCTTTTGCTCCTCAGTATTTGGCAGTTGAAAAAGTTTTGGGTCTAGACCCAGAAAAAACTAATGTCAATGGAGGTGCCATTGCTCTAGGTCATCCCCTGGGAGCATCTGGATCGAGGATCACAGCTCATCTGATTCATGAATTAAG GCGTCGCAGAGGCAAATATGCAGTTGGGTCAGCTTGCATTGGAGGTGGACAAGGTATTGCTCTTGTCATTGAGAACACAGTGTAA